The following proteins are encoded in a genomic region of Xanthomonas cassavae CFBP 4642:
- a CDS encoding type IV secretory system conjugative DNA transfer family protein: MSSKGKVGIAAILLVLAMVAGLYLAGYMTLMLLKLQVPLKATTYLEYWKALNLPQVQPYVTRIKISGVIGFGLPLIVWLLLLIPLLRKRQQSLHGEASFATVVDLKKAGMLEKKPESILVGKLNGRYIYINGALHVIVVAPTRSGKTTSIAIPVLLTYQQSMVVLDLKGELFKATSGYRASQGQKIYVWAPYATDGKTHRFNPLTLVPEDPRERIASIQTMAAILYPDEPGKDGFWVTQARTAFTAFASYMFENWHDMRSSGFPGVEDHNTSVLFPSFERILRFSTGGHDGETTADVLKKILTHKNFTYVSPQTRSTFSALVGLAEQTFSSVMATMQAPLQQFLSPILAAATNATDIDVTAIRKRLTTVYVIIPTQKLDESSKLLNIFFSSVIGNNLDKQLNEDPKLKYQMLMLMDEFTAMGRVDVWSKRISISASYGVRDLCIIQSQSQLRATYGADDAQNFITNHAASIVFTPREQEDANAYSDMLGYTTIRKRHRSTSKGGGGSNVSYNYTEERRALMLPQEIKELPGNDELLFFEGSKPIRCEKNWFFKDSVLKKRIMDPVAVQALAVDRAKTKAGH; encoded by the coding sequence ATGAGTAGTAAGGGAAAGGTGGGCATTGCAGCGATCCTGTTGGTCCTTGCAATGGTCGCCGGGTTGTACCTGGCCGGTTACATGACGCTGATGTTGCTGAAGTTGCAGGTGCCATTGAAGGCGACCACCTACCTGGAATACTGGAAGGCGCTGAACCTTCCGCAAGTCCAACCGTATGTCACGCGCATCAAGATCAGCGGCGTTATTGGCTTTGGCCTGCCGTTGATCGTCTGGTTGCTGCTGCTGATTCCCCTGTTGAGAAAAAGACAGCAATCCCTGCACGGCGAGGCGAGCTTTGCCACCGTTGTCGACCTCAAGAAAGCCGGCATGCTGGAGAAGAAGCCGGAAAGCATTCTGGTCGGCAAACTCAATGGCCGTTACATCTACATCAACGGCGCGCTGCACGTGATCGTGGTTGCACCAACGCGCTCCGGCAAGACCACCTCCATTGCGATCCCGGTCTTGCTGACCTACCAGCAATCCATGGTGGTGCTGGACCTCAAGGGGGAGCTGTTCAAGGCGACCAGCGGATACCGCGCCTCGCAGGGCCAGAAAATCTATGTCTGGGCGCCCTACGCCACCGATGGAAAGACCCACCGCTTCAACCCCCTCACCCTGGTCCCGGAGGATCCGCGCGAGCGCATCGCATCCATCCAGACCATGGCGGCCATCCTGTATCCGGACGAGCCCGGCAAAGACGGCTTCTGGGTCACCCAGGCGCGTACGGCTTTCACCGCATTCGCCTCGTATATGTTCGAGAACTGGCACGACATGAGAAGCAGCGGTTTTCCTGGCGTTGAAGACCACAATACCAGCGTGCTGTTCCCCAGCTTCGAACGCATCCTGCGCTTCTCCACCGGTGGTCACGATGGTGAAACCACTGCCGACGTACTGAAAAAAATTCTGACGCACAAGAACTTCACCTACGTCAGCCCACAGACGCGCTCCACCTTCAGTGCGCTGGTCGGATTGGCCGAACAGACCTTCTCTTCGGTCATGGCCACCATGCAGGCCCCGTTGCAGCAGTTCCTGAGCCCGATCCTGGCGGCCGCCACCAATGCCACGGACATCGACGTCACCGCCATCCGCAAGCGGCTTACCACGGTCTACGTCATCATCCCCACCCAGAAGCTGGATGAAAGCAGCAAGCTGCTGAATATCTTTTTCAGCTCGGTCATCGGTAATAACCTCGACAAGCAGCTGAACGAGGATCCCAAGCTGAAGTATCAGATGCTGATGCTGATGGACGAATTCACCGCGATGGGTCGGGTCGATGTGTGGTCAAAGCGCATCTCCATTTCCGCCAGTTACGGCGTGCGCGATCTGTGCATCATCCAGAGCCAGTCGCAGTTGCGTGCCACCTATGGTGCCGACGATGCGCAGAACTTCATCACCAACCATGCCGCCAGCATCGTGTTCACCCCTCGCGAACAGGAAGATGCCAATGCCTATAGCGACATGCTGGGGTATACGACGATCCGCAAGCGGCATCGTTCCACCAGCAAGGGGGGCGGCGGAAGCAACGTGTCGTACAACTACACCGAAGAACGCCGCGCGCTGATGCTCCCGCAGGAAATCAAGGAACTTCCCGGCAATGACGAACTGCTGTTCTTCGAAGGGAGCAAGCCGATCCGCTGCGAGAAGAATTGGTTCTTCAAGGACTCGGTTCTGAAGAAGCGCATCATGGACCCTGTCGCAGTGCAGGCGCTGGCGGTGGATCGGGCGAAAACCAAGGCCGGACACTAA
- a CDS encoding IS1595 family transposase, which produces MGINIVQFQPGLSLSEFMDRYGTEAKCYRALYRWRWPKGFRCPQCDGRARSRFRRDDQVYYQCRACRHQTTLRAGTLLQSSKLSLRLWMQAMYLLTSSKTNLAALELKRHLGVTYKAAWRMKHKIMQAMTEREEPRKLKGFVQIDDAYLGGERSGGKRGRGSENKQPFVIAVQVDQNNEHPSFAVIEPVKAFDNASLKDWIARRLEPECEVYSDGLACFRRLEEAGHAHTTLDTGGGRAATDVQGARWLNVVLGNIKRAISGTYHAVGQAKYARRYLAEAAYRFNRRFDLKQMLPRLATALLRCTPCPERVLRMASNFHG; this is translated from the coding sequence ATGGGCATCAACATCGTGCAGTTTCAGCCAGGCTTGTCGCTGAGCGAGTTCATGGATCGCTACGGAACCGAAGCCAAGTGCTACCGGGCGTTGTATCGGTGGCGCTGGCCGAAGGGATTTCGCTGCCCGCAGTGCGACGGCCGCGCGCGCTCGCGCTTTCGACGCGATGATCAGGTGTACTACCAGTGCCGGGCGTGCCGGCATCAAACCACCTTGCGTGCCGGCACGCTGTTGCAATCCAGCAAGCTGTCTTTGCGCCTGTGGATGCAGGCGATGTACCTGCTGACATCCAGCAAGACCAACCTGGCAGCCCTGGAGTTGAAGCGGCATCTTGGAGTGACCTACAAGGCGGCCTGGCGCATGAAGCACAAGATCATGCAGGCGATGACCGAGCGCGAAGAGCCACGAAAACTCAAGGGGTTTGTGCAGATCGACGACGCCTACCTTGGCGGCGAACGCAGCGGAGGCAAGCGCGGACGAGGCTCGGAGAACAAACAGCCGTTCGTGATCGCGGTGCAAGTGGACCAGAACAATGAACATCCTAGCTTTGCGGTGATCGAGCCGGTGAAGGCCTTCGACAACGCCTCGCTGAAGGACTGGATCGCGCGCCGTCTGGAACCGGAGTGTGAAGTCTATAGCGACGGCCTGGCGTGCTTTCGCCGTCTGGAGGAGGCCGGGCATGCCCACACCACCCTCGATACCGGCGGCGGTCGTGCTGCAACCGACGTCCAGGGAGCGCGTTGGTTGAATGTGGTGCTGGGCAATATCAAACGCGCCATCAGCGGGACCTACCATGCGGTGGGCCAGGCCAAGTATGCAAGGCGCTACCTGGCCGAGGCGGCCTATCGCTTCAACCGCCGATTCGATCTGAAACAGATGCTGCCGCGGCTGGCGACGGCGCTGCTGCGCTGCACACCTTGCCCAGAACGCGTTTTGCGTATGGCAAGCAACTTCCATGGCTGA
- the flhF gene encoding flagellar biosynthesis protein FlhF, which translates to MKIKRFVAPDMRTAFRMVREEHGPDAVILSNRRTAEGIEIVAASNYDEELVQRALETARETPAPSAAPAQQAPVQQAPAQPAQVAARPAAPVHAPLKPAAETMSHRQRVASAAEDMIAAMALRQPASVPRQAPVATPIRSAAPMPAVQDLPAPVVQRQEHALSAVPEQLFADFLTTAPVQRPAVQAAPVQAPTPVMAATVAAPAYAAQDQDDDAFADEADFDLDDALPQILPPAALPPIVVAPPAPAALAAVPVAAAPIPQNDEELKQLRGELALMRQMIEREMNRLTDERLRGSPVRAQALELMDDYGFDAGLIRDVALQIPADTELHRGRGLMLGLLSKRLPVAPVDPLERGGVIALVGPTGAGKTTTIAKLAQRFAAQHAPRDVALVTTDTQRVGGREQLHSYGRQLGIAVHEADSAESLLELLERLRDYKLVLIDTAGMGQRDRALAAQLNWLRAAHQVTSLLVLPANAHFSDLDEVVRRFAHAKPQGVVLTKLDETGRFGSALSVVVDHQMPITWVTDGQRVPDDLHRANAASLVLRLEDLRRAADKPCTPEHNHAVA; encoded by the coding sequence ATGAAGATCAAACGCTTTGTCGCCCCGGATATGCGCACCGCATTCCGCATGGTGCGTGAGGAACACGGCCCGGATGCCGTGATCCTGTCCAACCGGCGTACCGCCGAAGGCATCGAGATCGTCGCCGCCAGCAACTACGACGAAGAGCTGGTGCAGCGCGCCCTGGAAACCGCCCGCGAGACGCCGGCCCCCAGCGCCGCGCCGGCCCAGCAGGCTCCCGTGCAGCAGGCCCCGGCCCAGCCGGCGCAGGTTGCCGCCCGCCCCGCCGCGCCGGTCCACGCTCCGCTGAAGCCGGCCGCGGAGACCATGAGCCACCGCCAGCGCGTGGCCAGCGCCGCCGAAGACATGATTGCCGCCATGGCCCTGCGCCAGCCGGCCAGCGTGCCGCGCCAGGCGCCGGTCGCCACCCCGATCCGCAGCGCCGCGCCGATGCCGGCCGTGCAGGACCTGCCCGCGCCGGTCGTGCAGCGCCAGGAACACGCGCTGTCGGCGGTGCCGGAACAGCTGTTCGCCGACTTTTTGACCACCGCTCCGGTGCAGCGCCCGGCCGTGCAGGCCGCCCCGGTCCAGGCACCGACTCCGGTCATGGCCGCCACGGTTGCCGCCCCCGCCTATGCCGCCCAGGACCAGGACGACGACGCCTTCGCCGACGAGGCCGACTTCGATCTGGACGACGCGCTGCCGCAGATCCTGCCGCCGGCCGCGCTGCCGCCGATCGTGGTCGCCCCGCCCGCCCCCGCTGCGCTGGCCGCAGTGCCGGTGGCTGCCGCGCCGATCCCGCAGAACGACGAAGAACTCAAGCAGCTGCGCGGCGAGCTGGCGCTGATGCGGCAGATGATCGAGCGCGAAATGAACCGCCTGACCGACGAGCGCCTGCGTGGCTCGCCGGTGCGCGCGCAGGCCCTGGAGCTGATGGACGACTACGGCTTCGACGCCGGCCTGATCCGCGACGTGGCACTGCAGATTCCGGCCGATACCGAATTGCACCGCGGCCGCGGGCTGATGCTGGGCCTGCTGTCCAAGCGCCTGCCGGTGGCCCCGGTCGACCCGCTGGAACGCGGCGGCGTGATCGCCTTGGTCGGCCCGACCGGCGCCGGCAAGACCACCACCATCGCCAAGCTCGCCCAGCGCTTCGCCGCCCAGCACGCCCCGCGCGACGTGGCCCTGGTCACCACCGACACCCAGCGCGTCGGCGGCCGCGAGCAGCTGCACAGCTACGGCCGTCAGCTCGGCATCGCCGTGCACGAGGCCGACAGCGCCGAGAGCCTGCTGGAACTGCTCGAGCGCCTGCGCGACTACAAGCTGGTGCTGATCGACACCGCCGGCATGGGCCAGCGCGACCGCGCCCTGGCCGCCCAGCTGAACTGGCTGCGCGCCGCGCACCAGGTCACCTCGCTGCTGGTGCTGCCTGCCAACGCGCACTTTTCCGACCTCGACGAGGTCGTGCGCCGCTTCGCCCACGCCAAGCCCCAGGGCGTGGTGCTGACCAAACTTGACGAGACCGGCCGCTTCGGTAGTGCGCTGTCGGTCGTCGTCGATCACCAAATGCCCATCACCTGGGTGACTGACGGACAGCGGGTCCCCGACGACCTGCACCGCGCCAATGCCGCCAGTCTCGTTCTTCGCCTTGAAGATTTGCGGCGCGCTGCCGATAAGCCCTGTACTCCGGAGCACAACCATGCAGTCGCGTGA
- a CDS encoding MinD/ParA family protein translates to MQSREYAKLTNAFPLSATRPEPLGPVRTIAVTGGKGGVGKTNISANLAVALADMGKRTLLLDADLGLANLDVVLGLAPKYTLADLIAGRCTLDEVIIEGPGGVLVVPAASGRRHMAELAPAQHIGLVNVFSELERDLDVMVIDTAAGITDSVLTFCQAAQDTVVVVCDEPASITDAYALIKVLSRERGVDRLQIIANMVRDPNEGRLLYDKLSRVCEKFLGDVSLNYLGHVPQDDWLRLSVQRQQPVIKAYPASPSAQAIAEIARRTSRWQAPTVPRGNVEFFVERIIQRGVAA, encoded by the coding sequence ATGCAGTCGCGTGAATACGCCAAGCTGACCAACGCCTTCCCCCTGTCGGCGACCCGTCCCGAGCCCCTGGGCCCGGTGCGCACCATTGCCGTGACCGGTGGCAAGGGCGGCGTGGGAAAAACCAACATCTCCGCCAACCTGGCCGTGGCGCTTGCCGACATGGGCAAACGCACGCTGCTGCTGGACGCCGACCTTGGCCTGGCCAACCTGGATGTGGTCCTGGGGCTGGCGCCCAAGTACACCCTGGCCGACCTGATCGCCGGCCGTTGCACGCTGGATGAGGTCATCATCGAAGGCCCCGGCGGCGTGCTGGTGGTGCCGGCCGCCTCCGGTCGCCGCCACATGGCCGAACTGGCCCCGGCCCAGCATATCGGCCTGGTCAACGTGTTCTCCGAACTGGAACGCGACCTGGACGTGATGGTCATCGACACCGCCGCCGGCATCACAGACAGCGTGCTGACCTTCTGCCAGGCCGCCCAGGACACCGTGGTGGTGGTCTGCGACGAGCCGGCCTCGATCACCGACGCCTACGCGCTGATCAAGGTGCTCTCGCGCGAACGCGGCGTGGACCGCCTGCAGATCATCGCCAACATGGTGCGCGACCCCAACGAGGGCCGCCTGCTGTACGACAAGCTCTCGCGCGTGTGCGAAAAGTTCCTGGGCGATGTCTCGCTGAACTACCTCGGCCATGTGCCGCAGGACGACTGGCTGCGCCTGTCGGTGCAGCGCCAGCAACCCGTCATCAAGGCCTACCCCGCCAGTCCGTCGGCGCAGGCCATCGCAGAAATCGCACGCCGTACCTCGCGCTGGCAGGCTCCCACCGTGCCGCGCGGCAACGTCGAGTTCTTTGTCGAACGCATCATCCAACGGGGAGTGGCCGCATGA
- a CDS encoding IS1595 family transposase produces MSINAVQFQAGLSMPEFFASYGTEAKCYRALYKWRWPQGFRCPVCAGRVRSRFKRGAAIYYQCSACRHQTSLIAGTMFEGTKLPLRTWMLALHLLTSTKTNMAALELMRHLGVNYKTAWRMKHKIMQVMAERESMRKLAGFVQIDDAYLGGERNGGKAGRGSENKQAFLIAVQTDATFTAPRFVVIEPVRSFDNTSLQDWIARRLAPECEVYTDGLACFRRLEDAGHAHTTLDTGGGRAATETAGARWLNVVLGNLKRAISGVYHAIAQGKYARRYLGEAAYRFNRRFRLREMLPRLATAMMQSTPCPEPVLRAASNFHG; encoded by the coding sequence ATGAGTATCAATGCCGTGCAGTTCCAAGCGGGATTGTCGATGCCTGAGTTCTTCGCGTCCTACGGCACCGAAGCCAAGTGCTATCGCGCGCTTTACAAGTGGCGCTGGCCGCAAGGCTTTCGTTGCCCTGTTTGTGCCGGACGCGTGCGCTCGCGTTTCAAGCGGGGTGCTGCGATCTACTACCAATGCAGCGCGTGCCGGCATCAGACCAGCCTGATTGCAGGCACGATGTTCGAAGGCACCAAGCTGCCGCTGCGCACCTGGATGCTGGCGTTGCACCTGCTGACCTCGACCAAAACCAACATGGCCGCGCTGGAGTTGATGCGGCATCTGGGCGTCAACTACAAGACGGCCTGGCGGATGAAACACAAGATCATGCAGGTTATGGCCGAGCGCGAATCCATGCGGAAACTGGCGGGTTTCGTGCAGATCGACGATGCCTATCTCGGCGGCGAGCGTAACGGTGGCAAGGCCGGACGCGGATCGGAGAACAAACAAGCGTTCCTGATTGCGGTGCAGACCGATGCCACCTTCACCGCGCCGCGCTTTGTGGTGATCGAGCCGGTGCGCAGCTTCGACAACACCTCGCTGCAGGACTGGATTGCCCGTCGCTTGGCGCCCGAATGCGAGGTCTACACCGATGGGCTGGCCTGCTTCCGCCGGCTAGAAGACGCCGGCCACGCGCACACCACGCTGGACACTGGCGGTGGTCGTGCCGCGACCGAAACGGCCGGTGCACGTTGGCTCAACGTGGTGCTGGGCAATCTCAAACGCGCCATCAGTGGCGTGTATCACGCCATCGCGCAAGGCAAATACGCAAGGCGTTACCTGGGAGAAGCGGCCTATCGTTTTAATCGTCGATTCCGCTTGCGCGAGATGCTGCCACGACTTGCCACGGCCATGATGCAATCCACACCATGCCCAGAGCCGGTTTTACGTGCAGCGAGCAATTTTCATGGCTGA
- the flhA gene encoding flagellar biosynthesis protein FlhA → MNARRVMELLRNGLGAPLALMAMLAMLMVPLAAPVLDALFTFNIAISLMVLLAVVYVQRPLEFTIFPIVLLMTTMLRLALNVASSRVILINGQDGHAAAGKVIEAFGQFVIGGNYAVGIVVFAILTIINFVVITKGAGRVSEVTARFILDAMPGKQMAIDADLNAGLLTREEAKARREEVREEADFYGAMDGANKFIRGDAIAAILILFINLIGGMAVGMLQHGMSFVDAASTYTLLSIGDGLVAQLPALLVSSSVALLVTRASRAQDMRGAMIGQVFGQHRALAVAASILGLVGLVPGMPNVAFLTLGLILGVIAWKMYKRSLAAPAAGDAAADPQAAATAATAQASAELSWDELRPIDPLGLEVGYRLIPLVDKHQGGELMARIKGVRRKLTQDIGFLVPPVHIRDNLELSANAYRLLVHGVPVATAEIHPDRELALDPGGALGQLDGIPGKDPAFGLDATWIQPHQRAYAESMGYTVVDPATVVATHLSHLIREHAPELLGHEEVQQLLATLGKTAPKMVEDLTPKALPLSVVVRVLQNLLIERIPVRQLRKIVEALVEHAPHSQDPAALTAAVRTSLGRFIVQEIAGMSAELPVFTLAPQLERVLQESTHGNGVALEPGLAERLHQSLADCVGKQEARNEPAVVLVPGQVRAALARLVRHSVPSLSVLAYSEVPEDKRLKLVGTIS, encoded by the coding sequence ATGAACGCCCGCCGCGTGATGGAGTTGCTGCGCAACGGCCTGGGCGCCCCGCTGGCGCTGATGGCCATGCTGGCCATGCTGATGGTCCCGCTGGCCGCGCCGGTGCTGGATGCGCTGTTCACCTTCAACATCGCCATCTCGCTGATGGTGCTGCTGGCGGTGGTGTACGTGCAGCGCCCGCTGGAATTCACCATCTTCCCGATCGTGCTGTTGATGACCACGATGCTGCGGCTGGCGCTGAACGTCGCCTCCAGCCGCGTGATCCTGATCAACGGCCAGGATGGCCACGCCGCGGCCGGCAAGGTGATCGAGGCCTTCGGCCAGTTCGTGATCGGCGGCAACTACGCCGTGGGCATCGTGGTGTTCGCGATCCTGACCATCATCAACTTCGTGGTCATCACCAAGGGGGCCGGGCGCGTGTCGGAAGTGACCGCGCGCTTCATCCTGGACGCCATGCCCGGCAAGCAGATGGCCATCGACGCCGACCTCAACGCCGGTTTGCTGACGCGCGAGGAGGCCAAGGCCCGCCGCGAGGAAGTGCGCGAGGAAGCCGACTTCTACGGTGCAATGGACGGTGCCAACAAGTTCATCCGCGGCGACGCCATCGCCGCCATCCTGATCCTGTTCATCAACCTCATCGGCGGCATGGCGGTGGGCATGCTCCAGCACGGCATGTCGTTCGTGGATGCCGCATCCACCTACACCTTGCTGTCGATCGGCGACGGCCTGGTGGCGCAGCTGCCGGCCTTGCTGGTGTCGTCCTCGGTCGCGCTGCTGGTGACCCGCGCCTCGCGTGCGCAGGACATGCGCGGGGCGATGATCGGCCAGGTGTTCGGCCAGCATCGCGCCCTGGCCGTGGCCGCCTCCATCCTGGGCCTGGTCGGCCTGGTGCCGGGCATGCCCAACGTCGCGTTTTTGACGCTGGGCCTGATCCTGGGCGTGATCGCCTGGAAAATGTACAAGCGCAGCCTGGCCGCGCCGGCCGCCGGCGATGCCGCTGCCGATCCGCAGGCCGCTGCCACCGCCGCCACCGCCCAGGCCAGCGCCGAATTGAGCTGGGACGAACTGCGCCCGATCGACCCGCTGGGCCTGGAAGTGGGCTATCGACTGATCCCGCTGGTGGACAAGCACCAGGGCGGCGAACTGATGGCGCGCATCAAGGGCGTGCGCCGCAAGCTCACCCAGGACATCGGCTTCCTGGTGCCACCGGTGCATATTCGCGACAACCTGGAGCTGTCGGCCAATGCCTACCGCCTGCTGGTGCACGGCGTGCCGGTCGCCACCGCCGAGATCCATCCCGACCGCGAGCTGGCGCTGGACCCGGGCGGTGCGCTCGGCCAGCTGGACGGCATTCCCGGCAAGGACCCGGCGTTCGGCCTGGACGCCACCTGGATCCAGCCGCATCAGCGCGCCTATGCCGAATCGATGGGCTACACCGTGGTCGACCCGGCCACCGTGGTCGCCACCCACCTGTCGCACCTGATCCGCGAACACGCCCCCGAACTGCTCGGCCACGAGGAAGTGCAGCAGCTGCTGGCCACGCTGGGCAAGACCGCGCCGAAGATGGTCGAAGACCTCACCCCCAAGGCATTGCCGCTGTCGGTGGTGGTGCGGGTCCTGCAGAACCTGCTGATCGAGCGCATTCCGGTGCGCCAGCTGCGCAAGATCGTCGAAGCCCTGGTCGAGCATGCCCCGCACAGCCAGGACCCGGCCGCCCTCACTGCCGCGGTGCGCACCTCGCTGGGCCGCTTCATCGTGCAGGAGATCGCCGGCATGTCGGCCGAGCTGCCGGTGTTCACCCTGGCCCCGCAGCTGGAGCGCGTGCTGCAGGAATCCACCCACGGCAACGGCGTGGCGCTGGAACCCGGCCTGGCCGAACGCCTGCACCAGAGCCTGGCCGATTGCGTCGGCAAGCAGGAAGCCCGCAACGAGCCGGCCGTGGTGCTGGTGCCCGGCCAGGTGCGCGCCGCGTTGGCTCGCCTGGTCCGCCACAGCGTGCCCAGCCTGTCGGTGCTGGCCTACAGCGAAGTGCCGGAAGACAAGCGCCTGAAGCTGGTCGGCACCATCAGCTAG
- a CDS encoding peptidoglycan-binding protein, translating to MNPPTEHAQAGQARWDEWQGRNIQTTPEPEIPGLGRAGMTAGLAGLGVAATAYDASQTEERVATLLAQDNLTAARSEALHFAARGAGGWAGGAATAAVVGTTGAGPVALVMADAYLFSTAADKAATLWDNRQIYTQTDTQGVSWEFNGSQWLRQEKADLQDDGVGTPQKQGMFALPEKARELNYHASSEATEQALGKVQSTSPYVQPSGQADVAHLYQRDWRRDATNGQWSRMVADEVDRNDRPVWNVDPASPERAIQLDQQAAQVIDANIARGPAAIAATYQAAYRRNGWDAFGPMPVSVQTALSADALEASDGKYYTRDTRGQWRNGDDVAQGNVLAELDATRQQLQPALDQHARAMEQMPQRRSPTPQQQDQVNLQATYAAYGVAPNATTTDAVQQALQHTREANGIDASITSLALERDRSGHYSVDSPIQHLRRDADGVVRVAATTSTEEIRSAVEQIQADSLKPANARDALPEHAAPDQAPSPGATLRPGDHGTEVQALQASLIQLGINERIKTPVEINGTYDQPTQRGVQAFQLMQGMDEVTGIADRHTLATVQQQASAAIAQRDTPQHAGPVSQHAGPVSQEAPRSVMVMPATAPLAATPERSPPDLPAQQQHALLEQQRQWQLQQDQQLQQERGRPAERETQDTQRDEASLPGAIDSPAQTQSSATPRAFSDPAHPGHPLYVDVKDRLEAKGTPLPEDRLTQLTAALYMEGFKPGWDGRVDVVNERFYAQNYDDITKRFATSIAEPAPSIEASMQQVQAHTLKTARQQQAMTQAKQEQPTPPGPVIG from the coding sequence ATGAATCCGCCAACCGAGCATGCCCAGGCGGGTCAGGCGCGCTGGGATGAGTGGCAGGGACGCAACATCCAAACCACGCCAGAACCTGAAATCCCAGGCTTGGGCCGCGCAGGGATGACGGCAGGGCTTGCGGGTCTGGGCGTCGCCGCGACCGCCTACGATGCGTCGCAAACCGAAGAGCGTGTTGCCACGCTGTTGGCACAGGACAACCTCACCGCTGCGCGCTCGGAAGCGCTGCACTTTGCTGCCCGAGGCGCGGGCGGCTGGGCCGGAGGTGCCGCCACCGCTGCCGTTGTTGGCACCACCGGTGCCGGCCCTGTCGCGCTGGTCATGGCCGACGCATACCTGTTCAGCACGGCGGCCGACAAGGCCGCGACGCTCTGGGACAACCGCCAGATCTATACGCAGACCGACACGCAGGGCGTGAGCTGGGAGTTCAACGGCAGCCAGTGGCTGCGCCAAGAAAAGGCCGACCTGCAAGACGACGGCGTGGGTACGCCGCAGAAGCAGGGCATGTTCGCGCTGCCCGAGAAAGCGCGCGAGCTGAACTACCACGCCAGCAGCGAAGCGACCGAGCAGGCGCTGGGCAAGGTGCAATCCACTAGTCCCTATGTGCAGCCGTCCGGCCAGGCAGACGTCGCGCACCTGTACCAGCGCGATTGGAGGCGTGATGCCACCAACGGACAATGGTCGCGGATGGTGGCCGACGAGGTCGATCGGAATGACCGGCCGGTCTGGAATGTCGATCCGGCCAGCCCCGAACGTGCCATCCAACTGGATCAGCAGGCGGCCCAGGTGATCGATGCCAACATTGCCCGTGGCCCGGCCGCAATTGCGGCAACCTATCAAGCTGCCTATCGGCGCAACGGTTGGGATGCGTTCGGCCCGATGCCGGTCTCCGTGCAGACGGCGCTGAGCGCGGACGCACTGGAAGCCTCCGACGGCAAGTACTACACGCGCGACACGCGAGGCCAATGGCGCAATGGCGATGACGTGGCCCAAGGCAACGTCCTGGCAGAACTCGACGCCACCCGCCAGCAGTTGCAGCCAGCCCTGGACCAGCACGCACGGGCAATGGAGCAGATGCCGCAACGGCGGTCTCCAACGCCGCAGCAGCAGGACCAGGTCAACCTGCAGGCGACCTATGCAGCCTACGGGGTTGCGCCCAATGCCACGACGACCGACGCCGTCCAGCAGGCGCTGCAGCACACGCGTGAGGCAAACGGAATCGACGCATCCATCACGTCGCTGGCTCTGGAGCGCGATCGGTCCGGCCACTACTCGGTGGACAGCCCGATACAGCATCTGCGCCGCGATGCCGATGGCGTGGTGCGGGTCGCCGCGACCACCAGCACCGAGGAGATCCGCAGTGCGGTAGAGCAGATCCAGGCAGATTCCCTGAAGCCGGCCAACGCGCGCGATGCGCTACCGGAACACGCCGCACCCGACCAAGCCCCATCACCAGGGGCGACGCTACGCCCGGGCGACCACGGCACCGAGGTACAGGCGCTGCAGGCCAGCCTGATCCAGCTGGGTATCAACGAGCGGATCAAGACACCGGTGGAGATCAACGGCACCTACGATCAGCCCACCCAGCGCGGTGTGCAGGCCTTCCAGTTGATGCAGGGCATGGATGAGGTCACCGGCATCGCCGACCGCCATACTCTTGCAACGGTGCAGCAGCAAGCCAGCGCAGCCATTGCCCAGCGCGACACGCCACAACACGCAGGCCCGGTGTCGCAGCACGCAGGCCCGGTGTCGCAGGAGGCGCCACGCAGCGTGATGGTCATGCCCGCTACCGCACCGCTCGCCGCCACGCCTGAACGCAGCCCACCCGATCTACCTGCACAGCAGCAACACGCGCTGCTGGAACAACAACGCCAATGGCAGTTGCAGCAGGACCAACAGCTGCAGCAGGAGCGCGGGCGGCCGGCCGAGCGGGAAACCCAGGACACGCAGCGCGACGAGGCATCGCTGCCAGGCGCCATCGACAGCCCGGCGCAGACGCAGTCCTCGGCCACACCGCGCGCCTTCAGCGACCCGGCGCACCCCGGCCATCCCCTGTATGTGGACGTGAAAGACCGGTTGGAGGCGAAGGGCACGCCGCTACCGGAGGATCGCTTGACCCAGCTCACGGCGGCCCTGTACATGGAAGGCTTCAAGCCCGGCTGGGATGGGCGGGTGGATGTGGTCAACGAGCGGTTCTATGCGCAGAACTACGACGACATCACCAAGCGCTTCGCCACATCCATCGCCGAGCCGGCACCGTCGATCGAGGCATCGATGCAACAGGTGCAGGCCCATACGCTGAAAACAGCACGGCAGCAGCAGGCGATGACGCAAGCCAAACAGGAGCAGCCGACGCCGCCGGGGCCGGTCATCGGGTAA